A genomic window from Emys orbicularis isolate rEmyOrb1 chromosome 8, rEmyOrb1.hap1, whole genome shotgun sequence includes:
- the PTTG1 gene encoding securin, producing the protein MTTLIFIDKENEGDVAAASKDRLRLSSVSSKVLSERSQTQTPLVGRTVNATPARSQSVRKALGNVNRTLGTTNKKETQKQKKQALPTKKITGKTTQVESCSVATEEAYPEIENFFPYNPLDFESFEVPEEHQLSHMSLTGVPLLILDKNIPDRCINMVPSPVKLSHISWECELLQSTANFLSTLDEIIDLPPLS; encoded by the exons ATGACAACCCTTATATTCATAGACAAAGAGAATGAAGGAgatgttgctgctgcttctaaGGATCGGCTAAGGTTGTCCTCAGTATCTT CAAAAGTCTTATCTGAAAGATCACAGACCCAGACTCCACTTGTTGGAAGAACAGTTAATGCAACTCCAGCCAGGTCTCAGTCTGTCAGAAAGGCTCTGGGAAATGTAAACAGGACTTTGGGAACCACAAACAAGAAAGAAACTCAGAAACAGAAAAAACAGGCTTTGCCTACCAAGAAA ATTACTGGAAAGACAACTCAAGTGGAAAGCTGCAGTGTGGCCACTGAAGAAGCCTATCCAGAAATTGAAAACTTCTTTCCCTACAATCCTCTCG ACTTTGAGAGTTTTGAAGTTCCTGAAGAACACCAACTAAGCCACATGTCCCTGACTGGGGTTCCTCTATTGATACTTGACAAAAATATACCTGACAGATGTATTAACATGGTCCCTTCACCTGTGAAGCTGTCCCACATTTCATGGGAATGTG AATTGCTACAATCAACTGCCAACTTTCTCTCTACCTTGGATGAAATCATTGACTTGCCACCTTTGTCATGA